The DNA region ACAAATGATCACATAGCGGCGCGCGCTTGTGGATGGACCGGCCGTTTTCTGGGGGCGATTAGTAGTCGAAATTCTGGTGGGTGGTGAAGGTCTGGCCGAACTGCCACCACGCCGGCACGACGTCCTGGAAGACGATCGTCTGGCCGCCGGTGGAGGTGAGCGCGAAGCTGAGCCCCTGGCCGGCGAGCGCGGCGAGGCACTGCCAGTTGGCGCCCCAGTTCCTGGACATCTGGATCCAATCCGTGGTGGTGCCCTTCACCGCCATGCTCTGGATGGAGCCGCTCCCGGCCACGTTGGTCACCAGCACCAGCTCGAAGTAGTTGAAGCCGGCGATGGTGAACCGCACGCCGCCGTCCCTCCAGCACTTGATCCTGCACGCATCCAACGTAACTCCAAGGATCAGTTGCTGGTGAGCAGCTTGCACTGGGTGTATCGATCGATCGAGCTGGACTTGCTTATAGTGTTACCGTTGGTAGAGGACGGGGATGATGCCGGCGCTGTAGATGCCGATGTTCTCCCAGGCGGGCTGGGACATGTCGAAGTGGGGGCGAGGCGGGCCGCACCAGCCGCCGCCGGGGAGCGACCAGTTGGGCGGGCAGAAGTTGGTGGCGGAGACGGCGACCCACTTGCCCGGCCGGCACCACCCGGACTTGCTGGTGTCGCAGATGATCACGTAGCACTGCCCGCACGCCGCGCCGTCGTTGAACAGCGCCGTGCTCAGCGCGGCGTTGTTGATGCCGTATCCCTGGTCGTACAGGTTGCCGTACCCGCACGCTCCGCCTGTGTGCACACGGTGCATACACGTCACACTGTGTCTGTGTGCACTCCGTGCCGTGCACAAGTTCAGACAATACTCTGACTGTATGCTTACCCATTGTGTCGGAGCCGTCGGCGCCACCGTAGAACGTGGCGGTGGCCGGGAGCCACTCGTCCGATCTCGCCGGTGCAAATAAGCAGAGCGCAAGAACGGCGAGCAGCAGCTGGTGCAGGAAACGTTGCCCCATCTTCTTCTGAAACGGCGATCCTCTGACGATAGTACAGCAGCTGGACTGGACACAGGCAGATGTACAGATGTACAGATGTGCTGCGACCAGACACCGTAGCGAATGGATGGACTCGGAGGTGAGGATTGTCTGCGGCAATGGTGATGCTTAAATAGGAGACCGTGCTGTTTGCATGGATTGGATTCTAGGAGGAATGCTGGTATGTCACATCACCGCAACGAACGACATCACGCTGTTGTGTTCTAACGATCGCATGCACATGGCTGCAACGACCAGAGATTGACTTGCGCATTGTCCATGATCCACGACTACGACGTAGCAGCTGTTTTGAAGTTTACATACAGTTCAACATTAATTAGTTAAATCCATCTCTTGCTTCTGAAAACATTCTTTTATCTTGGGTAGAGCACTGGTATCTTCAGTTGCATGGTTCCGCATACGCCATTCGATGAGAATTCAACAGCATTAGAAAAGAGGAAGATGCGACAGCTTCCACACCAGAACATATGCAACCGCCCAGTTTTTTTTCCCGGCGACCTACATTCCGACCGTCAAATTCTTATTTGAACAACTTGTAGAGACGGCTAGCATCGCTCCAACAACTGGTGAGACGAATCTTGATATTCTTTTTTGGACGGAGTAAACATCGGAAAAAAAGTCAAACAATACATCCTTTTATTATCAGATCCTCATGTCAACCAACTATATATAGAAAGTTTAGAAACACATCGGCTACACCACTTCTGCTGTGCTATCCTTTTTGTGGGGTGAGGACTGAAGATTCACCACTTCTAGCTCTGTATTCCCGAATTATACTTTGACTTTCAGCGAGTTCTGCCAAGTTACAAATCAGAAACAGTATTGCCTCAAAAAAACAATTCAGAAACAGTAGGATTTACTTCGCAAAGGAATCAAATTACGATGTGATGCTGTCCTGTTCTGGATAAATGCAGATCCATGAAAGAAGACAAACAAGAGGACTGGGCTCATTGTAGTGGTGTGATCAGCACATCTGCTACTGACTGGAAAACTGGATAACACTGACACTGACAAGACAATAATTTTCAATTCCTTGGTTGTTGCTTCCTTGATTCTATAACCGTTTTGTTCATCCGGGATTCTAAAACCTCAATCATAAGATCATCATAACCATGGAGCAGTACTCAGCTCGTACCGGTTTCAAGTTCAACTGAAGCAGGTAACGTTAGTTCAATGACAATCATCAATCATGCAACGGCTACAAGTTCGAACTCCTCATCAGATGCAGAGTATCCAAATGAAGCGGCAAGGCACTATCCAGGTCCAGCTCTTTCTGCAACCGCTGAACAAACGAATTGGTTTGCACAATCTACAAAGGAAGAAAAAAAACTTTGATCCGTGGGGGAAAACCGCCCCCATCGTATTCTGTTAAGAAAGAAGATACTTCTCACGTAGATCGAGAAAATCTCCGAACCTCATCCCATCAGTACACAGTGCTCTAGACCCGTGAGAATAGGCGATCCACGCACACGGGGGATCAGCGACCAGGGCCGGACCCAACTGTGCTTTAGCCATGGGGCGGACGAGGGGTTTTCTTTTGTTGCAATACCAAGGTTCCAGTCCTGGTCGGCTGGCAGGACCAACGCCTGCCCAACCATTGAGCGATAGGAAGAAAAACAAATGGCTTTGCAATGAATAAGATAGGAACTCTGAAATTCAGACATCATATGATGCAGATACAGGTCTAATTTGCAGAGTGGTCCTGTCGTGTGCTCTGAAAACTTTGGATTGAAACCAATCGCATTAATAGCAGATGCAAAGAAAGCTGAGATTTTACTGTATCAGCTAGCTAGTTGAAGCACTGATTTGTTCTAAACGGGTGCAAAGATAAGGCACCACTGATTTTCCATTTTATGAACGTGCTAGCTGCTGCTGTTCCATTCCATGGCCGGTTATTGCATTTCGTTTTTCCGGATCTGACTCCAGCAATTTAATTCTCCATCAGACCAGACCTGACTATATATATGAAAGGAAATATTCTTTTGTATTCATGTTCAGCTTTCGAATATATATAGTGATATCTGAAAGATAGTGGAAGAAGACCTCAAGATCAGAAGATATGATTGCATGAGCATGCTCCTAAGTACTACTCAGACCAGCAGCAAAAGATACGATTGATCTAACCAGAAGCGATGCATATTTTTTTGAGATGCTAAGCTTTCAAATTATCAAGGTTAATTAAAGCATGGTTTTGGGCTTTCTGTAGCCAACATCTAAACTTAAGCATATTTTCTCTTGTCTCATCATCTCTGGCAATAGCAAGGTAAAAAAAAAGTTTTCTCGGACACGAttaacaaaaaaaaagataaagGGAATTGCATGCAGAAAATAGTTGATAATCGTAGCACACCAGTTAGCTCTTAAAATAGCCGACTCATATCATCCACGCCTTGGACTTGGTTGCTATCAATAGCGAGCTACTAGTGTATGATCATTAGACTGCGGCTGCATTCAATCGTTCACCACATATATGATCCATTTTATCCGAGAAGCTGGTCACTAATAATAGGGTCCCAGTTAGTAAGAGCTGAAACTCACCACCGAATATCAGCTCTATCCATTTGATTTACTATAGATACTAGAGGCCTAGTTAACTTGatgaaagaaaaaggaaacaaAAACGCCATATGTATAGCACCGTAGTTCTAAACATAGAGGTTTTTCATCAAAATTAAAATCATAAAAAAACATAGAGGTCAAGAATGAAGATTGTTTAATGCTCAAAATGAGAGAGCACCGTTTGTGCCACCTACTGATCTGCATATTTGGACTTTTGCATGGTTCGTGCTGGAGCACTGTACTCATTATTTCGTTTTGCTTTATTCCAACATAAACTGTTACGCAATCCACCTGTTAGCCTCTAAAAATGGTTTCAAAAGTTAAAGACTGGCATAGTAGAACATTAACAGGTGTTATGAGCTGCGTAAGAACTAGTCTAATGAGAGTTTGGGCAGGGAAATAGGCGTCCCCGCAAGCTCAGAAACCGTGGTcgcgggcccgcctgtcagagTGCTACACTTCGCAGTCGACCGGGCCCCACGACGGCCTTGTGAGCCCCATTCCCTTTTTGTGCTTATCCAGGTTTTATCCATTCTGGAAATACTTACCGCCAGCAACGAGAGAATTACCGGAGGTGGCCACCCACGTGGCAAGCATCGACTAAGCAGCTAATAAATCGGACGGCTATTATTAGTCCTAATCGGCGGTTTTTACTTTCTTCCCTTTTATCCATATCCACGCTTTAAAAAAGTGCCATTTATTTCTCTCCTCTTTTAAAGGTGCCATTACTTCCCATCGCCGCTCGAATCCCTCTTCTGttctcctcttcctcttttCACGCTGTGCTCTCTCGAGCTCGGTGATCCGTGAGGGCGGtagccatggcggcggcgcaggcgctggCGAAGGTGAGCGTGGGATCGCCGGGCGGCAGCCGGGGCGCGGGGTCCTTCGGCCGGCGGAGGGGCGCCGTGTCAGTGCGCCTCGGAGGATCCTGGTCCTGGAGGAAGAGCCCGTTCCTCGGCGGGAGGATGGCGGTTGGACCGAGGAGATCCAGGAATCTCGTTGCATCGCCGGTGCAGGTTACTCGAGTTACCCGTGTCCTGAGTAATTATATCGATTTCAATGtgaatttatttttttattttgggATAGTATCGCTTTAGCGTGATGAAATTGCTAATTGCTGCCAATCCGATAGCGATAAAATTTCCACATTCTCCATGATTAGTTTCGTTTCGATCTTACCCTATTTTTTCCGAAACCTTCAaaactttttttttattttttttccttttgtatGTGTTGTTCTGACATTGTTGCTTGTTCGCTGGAGCAGATGAACCTTTCATTTCGGAAAACCATGAAGTGGTGGGAGAAGGGACTGCAGACCAACATGCGGGCGATCCAGACCGCGCGAGACCTCGTTGAATCCTTGACCAACGCCGGCGACAGGCTCATCATCGTCGACTTCTTCTCACCTGGCTGCGCCGGCTGCCATGCCCTCCACCCCAAGGTAATATTACGAAGCAGGATACTTCAATGTTGCATGCCGCTTGTCATGTGAATTCAATCGTGCTTTTCTAAGAGGTATATTATATTTCGTTGCGCAGGTTTGCCAGTTTGCGGAGCGGAACCCGGATGTGCAGTTCCTGCAGGTGAACTTCGAGGAGCACAAATCAATGTGCCACAGCCTTCATGTTCATGTGTTCCCTTTCTTCAGATTCTACAGGGGAGCTGAGGGCCGGCTCTGCAGCTTCAGCTGTACCAACGCAACTGTAAGATCCGATCGTTTGTTCTGGCTTCAGTCGTCTGTGTTCCTTGTTCAAATTGTTGTGAAAACTGAAAACATGTGAAAGAAAGACCTGCTCCAGCTCTTTTGGATGTGTGGCCAAGGAACTAAAAACTATACGGAGTAGTATATATTTGGCATTATAGAATAATTACTATTTGCTAGTCTCTTTGGTTCCAGACAAAGGAACTGGGAATTTTGTCATCATTTGCAGAGCTTGTGTTTATACAACCCACTGTTAGATTTATTTATCTCAATTATGCACTTGTTGTAGTACTTTCAAATCTTATAGCCAATGAAAGGTCTTACTTGTTGTAGTACTTTCAAATCTTATAGCCAATGAAAGGTCTTAAACTTGCTCCTTTGGGTCCATGCAACATTCTTGATCTTAGAAATATTATTCTTGTGAACATAACTAAAAACAATGATAATGAGGGATCCGGTACCTGTTTCTGATTGCAGTTCGGGTTTCCACTGGCATTTAGATTGTCTACTTTATGCCATTTCAGAACAAATAATGTCCAATATTTACCATCAGTTGTTACCAATTGATGTTTGCTTATGGGAGTGGCTACTCTTGTATGCAGATTAAGAAGTTCAAGGACGCGCTTGCAAAGCACAAACCCGATAGATGTAGCATTGGCCCAACTAAGGGGCTAGAAGAACCAGAATTGTTTGCCTTGGCTGCAAACAAGGATCTGCAGTTCACCTACACCATGGAGTTGCCAGAACGGGCACCGAGCATGGAAGATGCAGCGGAGGTCATCACTCCTGAGCGTCCAACACCGACAAAGCCGTTGGTCAGGCAGGGTTCTGACGACAGGACCTTGGTCCCAACGGGAAGATGATATGTGATGACGATCACATGCTTCAGTTCTGTACAGTTCTTGATTGTTTTTTGTGCGTGTACAGGTTGTTCCTTTTTATGGTTGCGGGTGCAGGCTTCAAGATTTTTTAAATATGAAACCTGCCCGCTTGTCTACAAGTAGTGAAAAATGTAGTATGGGTAGCAAAAAGTGTTGTGGAGCTCCTGTCCTCAGGAAGTTGCATGGTGGCTATATGAATTCATCTAATTGTCAAAAAAGGTCATCTGCTTGATCTTTGCAGTGTTGCGCATTTTATGAATAGTTGTGTGTGAGTTCCTCACAGAAAATGGTGTGGTGGTTGTTTGAGTTTACAATCAGAAGGAAAAGGCCAAACAGAAAATGGTGTGCATATCTTAGTTTGGAAACAAATCTACATCTGTTTGCGTGTGCATCTTGTATTTTTGTTTATCTACTGATTGATAATAAAACAGCACTATCAATGATAATATCATCCAGATGATTTATCTGAGAACCTCTGTCTGAGCCCTGACATGCAGATGCAGTTAATATTGAAATACACTAGTAGTGCATTGCATGATCAGCTGCAGATAattacaacaacaacaacaatttagccttttgtcccaagcaagttggggtaggctagagatgaaacccacagaaaacattTATttagaataagaaacacaaaaagagcacaagccaaaggaagagttagaggttaaacaaaaagtaacaaaggtcacggttcagttacgttaattgctaatctccaagcgctcctatccataacTAATTTCTTAgcaatattccactccttaaggtctctcttaaccgtctcgtcccaagttagtctaggtctacctctacctctctttacattatcgccccgctttaaaactccactacgcaccggcgcctcgggaggcctccgttgtacatgtccaaaccatctcaaccgatgttgaatcacctTCTCCTCGATAGATGCTACCcctaccctatctcgaatctcttcgttccggactctatcccttcttgtatgcccgcagaaccaacgcagcatacgcatctctgttacactcagttgctggacatgtcgcctttttgtaggccaacattcagcaccgtatagcatcgccaggcgaatcgccgtcctatagaatttaccttttagcctctgtggcaccttcttgtcacagaggatgcccgaagcctgccgccacttcaaccaaccggctcaaattctatgtctaacatcttcatcaatgtctccatctttccgaagcattgatcctagataccggaaagtatccttcttggccaccacttgaccttcgaggctaacgtccccatcctcatgcctagtcggtctaaagtcgcacatcatatactcggtctttgtcctactcagtctgaatcCCCTCGACTCTagcgtgtgtctccacagctctaacttcatattaacccctgccctactctcgtcaattagcaccacatcatcagcaaagagcatacaccaggggatatcaccctgtatgtcccttgtgacctcatccatcaccaaagcaaatagataagggctcaatgctgacccctgatgtagccCTATTTTAATGGGGacgtcactggtatcgccatcacatgttcgaacacaagtcatcgcatccttgtacatatccttgatgagggtaatatacttagttgggactttgtatttttccaaggcccaccacatgatgtctctcggtactttatcatacgccttctccaggtcaataaagaccatgtgtaagtccttcttctcctctctatatctctccatcaactgtcgtactaagaaaatcgcctccatggtcgacctcccagacATGAACCCAAACTAGTTTtaggtcacccttgtcaatcttcttaggcgatgctcgataaccctctcccaaagcttcatcgtatggctcatcagcttaatcccccgatagttagtacaacttttaACATCTCCgttgttcttgaagatcggtactaatatacttctcctccattcctccggcatcttgtttgaccggaaaattaggttaaaaagcttagttaaccatactaccacCCTCTCGCCCAgacatctccacacctcaatggggatgccatcggggcccatcgctttacctcccttcatcctcttcaaagcctccccgatctctgcctcctgaatccttctcacaaagcgtctgttggtatcatcaaatgagtcgtccagctcgaaggtaggaccctcatttcctccgttaaacaacttgtcgaagtattctcgccatctgtccttgatctcctcatccttcaccagaagtcgatctgtcccatccttgatgcatttgatttggtttatgtcccttgtcttcctctcgcgggtcctagctatcctataaatgtccttctctccttccttcgtacctagccattgataaaggtcatcaaaaacctgacctttcgctacacttacagctcgctttgcagacctcttcgctaatctatagccctcgatgttggttgtgctcttgtcgaggtgaaggcgtttgaaacactccttcttatCCTTAATAGctctttgcacctcgtcattccaccaccaactctctttcacttcctgcttgccttccctactcacaccaaacacttctgaggccacctttcgaacacatgtcgccatctttagccacatatcatctacatctgctccttcttcccaaggccccacgcctagcatcctctccttaaacgtttgtgcctcttcccctttaagcttccaccacttcgttctcgcaatcttggcacgtttatCCCGATGGGTacgtacccgaaaacgaaaatTCGCCACCACAAggttgtgttgggggacaacacactccccaggtatcaccttacaatctaagcaggcacgtctatcctctctcctagtaaggataaaatcgatttggctcgagtattgtccactatggaaggtcactagatgggactctctctttctaaagagggtattcgctaacagcaggtcgtaggccaacgcaaaattcaaaacattctccccctcgttcctactaccatacccgaaacccccgtatactcgctcatatcctacattagtcgcacccacatggccattgaggtctcctcctataaAGAGCTTCTtactgataggcacggtacgaaccatgctatcaagatcTTCCCAGAACTGACTCTTGAAACTCTCGCTAAGACCTACTTGAGGTGCATAGGCACTAAtcacattcagaaccaaatctccaatgaccaaccgcactaggataatccggtcgccttgcctcctaacatctacaactccatccttaaggctcttatcgatcaagatgcctacaccattcctacccgaagttgtcctgtgtaccaaagcttgaagccagaaccctccacctccttcgctttctggcccttccatttagtctcctgcacacatagaatatttacacgcctcctaattgctacatcgattagttctcttaacttacctgttagagaccctacgttccaactatCTAGACGAATtctagttggctcggctagcttccttacccttcgcacccgtcgagagaaatgcgaagacccttgctcatttttcactacacccggtcgcagatgtagcgcgccacagaggctgcgacgacccgacccttgctcacttatcatcgtacccggatcacgatacgacgcgcccctgaggagatgacgacccggcccttgcccatttaacaccacacccgggttccgatgtagcgcgttgctaagagggttacgccccaacgaatttcttatgggtttcattttcattagagtggctgatttttACGCTGAttcgccaaacctaacacaacTCTTCATATTTTCTCATCGCGGCTTGAGACCGGCAACGGCAGTGTTATCAGCTGCAGATAATTACGACTCCAAAATGTCTTGTGTTAATTGCAGGCAGGGGAGATTACTACTTTCTGATCGCTTCATTTTGTATATATTCTAGCTTGTGGTTAGCAACTCAGCATGCACGAATGAGGTAAAATGATATCCACTTGAGCTTTGAGTTTAACTTTGGCccagattatgtctatcttgtGTTTGCTTCTATTTTCAACCAGTATGTTCGATCGGAAGTGTATTGTCAAAAGAGTAATAATATGTGGAAGAGAGTAGTAAAGAAAATTACGCCATAGAAGGTGCCCAGTACGACATCAGACTGGTTGGGAAATATAGCATGACATGCTCCTATTATTATCGCTGATCACTGATTGATAGTTAACTCCCTGCCATACGATACACGGGGCATCATTCCTCCTAAAACAAAAAGGACTTGTTCCTTTTATTGTTCTCGCCTCTGCCTTGGATCCTCTTCTTTTGCATGAGATAGAAATAAGGAATTCCAGAAATCGAGGCTTTTTTCTAACTTGATGGTAAGAAATCCCAGGATCTAGAAATTCATTTCGTACAATTGAACCATTCATCACATCTCAATTGCGTTTGTAATATGATGGCTCCCAGTTGTTTGTGCAGTCATGAGCACAAGCTGCAGCTGCGGCAGCATCAGTTTGCCACACGAAACGATTTGTGGATTGGAGGCCCAAAGGAAGGGACGGGTTCCAAGGGCCCACAAGGCCCATTTCACAGTCAGCTCCAGTCCCCCGTTCTTCTTCCTCAGCTCTGCTCGCTTCCCTCAAAAACCAAACAAAAACGAAGAAGCAAAACTCGCCTGACGCGACTCGGGATGGCGGCGATTCGAGGCGGCTACCTGCAGAGTGAAGGAATGCGGACATGGTGTGGCGATTTCCTCTCACCACAGGGGTGCAAAGCGGCGGCAGCGGGCTGAGCAGGAGCCCCTGAGGAGCGAGAGCCGACCAGGGGGTATTTTGCAAAATTTCCATCCGAATAGGGGTCTATTTGCatatattcggatcgcgattactaaTTGCGATCCGAAATAGGGGGTTATTTGTATATATTTTAGGGGATAAATGTAAATATTTGGATCACGATTATTAATTACGATCCAATCTAGGGGGTTTCCTGAAAATGATCCAGCCGGCGACATGGCACCCGGCAAGGTCGTGCCGCCTCCGGCGACCCCCGCTGGCTCCTTGGCCGAGCGTCTCGCACTCTCCACCGCCAACTTCACGGGCTAAGGCGCTGCCTCCGGTCTCGCTGGCGGGCCACAGCGACCTCTGCCATAGGCTGCCGTCGACCGGGAGGAGACGAAGACGAGCTCGGGGCCAAGCGCGCGCGGCCGGCACCGCAAGAACCGGCCGCACGTTCCAGATTCACCTCCAGGTACTTATCCATTGCCCAAACTCTACTACCCACGCAACCATCCCTTATTATCTCGTATCTGGTTTGGCCCTTGATCTGACCTGTCTGAGCTCCAATCTGAATTTCTGAAGCATAACTCTGTCTTTGTCATGATTTTCTCTATCCTTAATTCTTTTCAGCCCATCAGATTTCACCTACTTAGGATATGGTAGTTGAAAACAAATCTCCATGAATTTATCATACTGTGAATGGGCTGGTGAGTTGGTGACTGCATGAACCTTTTGGTTACGGTCAAAGAACATCTGTTGTTCAGGATAAAGCATCCATTACAAAGTGACAACTGACAGTATATCTTTTCTGAGAGTGCTAGAATACATGGGAAATTGAAGGTCATAGCTTAGTAAGTCTCCAAGTACTTCTGCACTATAGCAGTTTAGCTACTTGGTTTGCTGCCATGTACAAAATTCAGAACATTTGGATGCTTGCCTTAGTCGTCTACTATATTTGTTTGAACGATCCTGCGTTTTCGTGCTAGAATAAAAGTTAAAGAAAAAAGTGATTATGTAAGAGCCTGCGAATGCACGATTCTCTTCCTAGTACAAACAAAAAAGTCTTAGAATCTGGACATTCAGACTTGCATTTGGCTTTTATTTTCAGTCAACCCCATGGTCATGTACTCATGTTTGGTCACTAAACGGAGATGGAACAAGTTGTCAGCTTCTTGCTGCAAGCAGAGTCTCACCGTGTTAGGAAATTAGAAATCCTTCCGTTTATTGGTCCATTAAGAGCTAGAATGAGATCTTCAGTTAGAATGAACCTCTGTACTTCACTTCCTCACGTTGTTCTACTGCCGAATCATCGTGTGTCACTTCCAACCTTTATTCTGTAGTCCACTAGTCCACACGACTTTGATTGATCTGGTAAAAACCAAAAGCAATGGTTCAGTTGACATTGACTTTCTACCATCTTAATGGTACAGCTTGACTTTCAGGGGTTTGTACCTCAATACTCGTTTGGAATGTAGATGAAAAAAAATGGAGAAGCATGAAAAGCTCACACCAAGTTTAGTGCTGTCCATCAGGAAGGATATGGTCAATACGTGTGCATGGACTATTAGACTGGACCGGCCTTCTTCATGA from Panicum hallii strain FIL2 chromosome 9, PHallii_v3.1, whole genome shotgun sequence includes:
- the LOC112875374 gene encoding expansin-A19-like — translated: MGQRFLHQLLLAVLALCLFAPARSDEWLPATATFYGGADGSDTMGGACGYGNLYDQGYGINNAALSTALFNDGAACGQCYVIICDTSKSGWCRPGKWVAVSATNFCPPNWSLPGGGWCGPPRPHFDMSQPAWENIGIYSAGIIPVLYQRIKCWRDGGVRFTIAGFNYFELVLVTNVAGSGSIQSMAVKGTTTDWIQMSRNWGANWQCLAALAGQGLSFALTSTGGQTIVFQDVVPAWWQFGQTFTTHQNFDY
- the LOC112875757 gene encoding thioredoxin-like 1-2, chloroplastic, whose product is MAAAQALAKVSVGSPGGSRGAGSFGRRRGAVSVRLGGSWSWRKSPFLGGRMAVGPRRSRNLVASPVQMNLSFRKTMKWWEKGLQTNMRAIQTARDLVESLTNAGDRLIIVDFFSPGCAGCHALHPKVCQFAERNPDVQFLQVNFEEHKSMCHSLHVHVFPFFRFYRGAEGRLCSFSCTNATIKKFKDALAKHKPDRCSIGPTKGLEEPELFALAANKDLQFTYTMELPERAPSMEDAAEVITPERPTPTKPLVRQGSDDRTLVPTGR